Within Pirellulales bacterium, the genomic segment CCCCCCCGGTCAATGATCCTTCGAGGCGGGTGCTGGATCGAATCTGGATCAATTTTCTCTATCTGACGAACTTGGCGATGGCGCGATTCGGTGAGGACTATGTGCCAATGGATATTGCATGGTCGCTGGCCATCGAAGAGCAATTCTATTTGATCTTTCCTGCACTGGTGCTCATATTAAGGCCGCGGACATTGAGTGCAATTCTAGGGTGCTCACTGCTATTGGCTCCAGCTTTTCGGATGGTTGTCTGGCGGTTTGGGCCGCAACCGTGGATTGGCCCCTATGTACTGCCCATCTGCCGCATGGATGCATTGGCGGCAGGCGGTCTCATTAGCTTGGCGTTGAAATTCGAGCAATTCGAAATCATTAAGGCACTGGCTCGGTTGACTCCATTGGCGCTGGTCGTCGCGATCGGCGCATTATTCAGCTGGACCAGAAAAGACCTCCCGTTCATCGCCGTGGGATATAGCATGACAATTCTCGCTTCGGCGACTTTGTTGGCACGACTGCTGGTGTCGCCCGAATCTGGCTGGTTGCGTCGAGCATTTAGCAACGTCGCGTTAACCTACTTGGGGCGAATATCGTATGGGCTATATCTACTCCATCTGATTGCACGGGCGATCGTCAATCGTATACTGCCGCCGTCGCCAATCTTTGATCACCGACACGATCTGTCGGCATGGTTCCTGCGATTTTGCTGCATGACGGCGATTGCGATAGCGCTGGCAACTGCATCCTATTATCTCTTCGAATTGCCAATCTTGCGGTTCAAGGATCGTTGGGCGCCGGTTGACAAAAGTTGCTAACGATCGCTGTCGATCGCCAGTTGGCTGATCCCCAATAATTCATACCAAAGACAGGAGTGCGTCGAATATTGATCAAGCCGTGCATCGATCCCCGCGCAGTCGAAGATCCTGAGCATAGACGGATACTCCTTGCACGGGTACCGGGAGATCTCACGGGCGTCCCTTGTTATTAGCGAACGGGCCTGGTCGAGAACGGCCATTGGCTGTTCGCTCGGCATGCACCGCCCACGGGAAGTTGGGCGATCGCGTAGTACCGAAGAAGCGGCCAAACAACGGCAGGCCAGCGCCGCCGGCGGAGGTCGTGGAGGGAAGGCAATCGACTCAGGGAAACGCGCCCTAGGCGACCGCACCCCGGACCCAGAGCGGGACCAGAGCTACGAGCAAACTGTGGCGCGTGCGAGAAGCAGCGTGTCGGAATCGATGCGCGCGGTTCACCACCCTTTTGCACCAGGTGGCCGTCGATCTATTACGGGAAGACAATCGTAACGCCGTCAAATTAACGCACGAAGAAATGGGTGGTTTTCTGAATCTCCAGCTTTCACCCGTACCCGCGGAAGGGTCTTGGCGCGTCGCGTAAAGCTTGCCATCGGAGGCGCAAGCCGATTTCGAAATCGCAAGAAACGCGTGATTTTCTTGAATTTTCGGGAGGAAATGGACCCCGTTTCGATTTCGATTCTGACCGATTTTTCGCTTAATCTTCGCTGCACTCGCCTGCCCGAATGGCAGCGGCTTTTGCCGGAAATCATGTCAAAATTCGCTGGGCCGGAAGTTCAAGATTGGATTTGGCCAATGGTTCGGACTATGTTACAAGTTGAAGGCTGGGCGGTAGTTGCAATTTGGGTACTTGATCCACTTCGGCTGGAATCGCTTCGCGGCATTGAAGTTGCATCGGATTTCGAGCGGCGAAGATATTGCGGATATGGACGAGCCTTGGAGAGGCTCGTCGGCTTGGTGCAGTGCGATGCTATTCGAACCTCCCTCGATATTGATTACAGATGACGACCACGGCTTTCGCGAAACCGTGCGCGGGATGCTCGAACCGCGCGGGTTTCGTACCTATTCAGCCGCCGATGGTGAAGAGGCCGTTCGGATTGCTGGGGTCGAGCCGGTCCACCTGCTACTCGTAGATATGCATATGCCGCGATTAACAGGGCTAGAGACGGCCCGCCGGCTACGACAGATCAATTCTCGGCTACCATTTGTATTGCTTTCGGCGGCGCTCGATGAATTGATCGTCGAACAAGCACGATCGATCGAGGCCTTCTCCGTCCTACCCAAGCCGGTGAGTCGACAGACATTAACGACGACCGTCGATCAGGTTTTTCAAAGAATCTATGGATGGCCGGAACGAGCAGCATCGTAATATTTCCGGCTGCCATGCTGGCCGACTTTGCATTCCCCCCTGCGTCGAATTTCTTGGTGAGGTTCAATCCAGATTGTTTTGTCGGCGTAGAATGTACTATCGGAACAACAACCCGCACCGTCTGTGCCGAGAATTCCGCCAAATTCGACTTTTCAGCTTGCATCATTGGCGGAAATAAGCGAAAAACAGGCAAAGATTAGCGCCTGGTTAATCGACGTCGCGCAGTCTGACGATCCAGATTATCATTGGGGTAGAACCGCTAGCTGTATCGTGGCATAGCAGCGATGTTTGGCCATCGAATTTGGCAGTGGTTGTTAGGCCGCTTGAGACCTCTATAATTGATTTGGCAGCCACGGCCCCCCGGAGCTGGGAGAGTGACGGATAAACCCAAATTGTTGGTTGTCCGCGATCCTGCGGAATCGGACGATCCACTTCCCATCGTTACTGAAGGGGTGGAAGTGGAAGAAGTCCGAAACCCGATTCGCGCTCTTTCGCGCATGGCGCGCGAACATTACGCTGGCGTTCTCGTCTCGGCCAGCCACATCGGCGAAGCCTTCCGAATGGGGAAGCTGCTGCAAAATGAACGCATTCTGGAAGGCATGCCGGACGGCATCGTTTTGCTCGACTCGGACAATACGATCATTTGGGGGAACGGACGGCTGCGAGAATGGACCGGTCACGATCGGGTCGTAGGCGAAAATTTTTACGCGGTCCTCGACACGCCTGAGATTTTGGGACCGGATTTTTCCCCTTTCCACACGGCGCTTACGACCGGCCATGCCAGCAGCAGCACGCTGCGTTCGAGAGACAGCCGCTATTTCCACATCCATGCAGCCCCTGTAAGCGAAGGAAGCCGGCCGCCGGAGAACGTCATTGTTACCGTCCACGACGTCACGAAGCAAGTGCTTCAACAGCAGAAGCTCGAGGCGATTCATCAAGCAGGCCAGCAGCTATCCGACCTCACCACGAAAGAACTGTCAGAAATGACGGTCGACGACCGCATCGAACTGTTGAAATCGAACATTTTGCACCACACTAAAGATTTGCTGCAGTTCGATGTGGTAGAAATTCGCTTGCTCGATCAAAAAAACAACCGCTTGGAACCGCTTCTAGCCGTCGGAATGGAGCCGGCCGCGGAGCAGCGCATTTTGTATGCCGAAGAACGGAGCAACGGAGTTACGGGCTACGTGGCTTCGACCGGGAAAAGCTACCTTTGCGAGGACACGATTGAAGACCCACTCTATTTGGAAGGAGCCAAGGGGGCGAAAAGTTCGCTCACGGTGCCGCTGGTGCTGCACGACCAGGTGATTGGCACGTTCAATGTCGAAAGTCCCGAGCCGCGAGCTTTTGGCGAGAGCGACCTGCAATTTCTCGAAATCTTTAGCCGCGATGTGGCAATGGCGCTCAATACGCTTGAGCTGCTTGCCGTCGAGAAGGCCAGCACGATTCAGGAGAACGTCGAGGCGATCCACGGTGCAGTCGCGCGACCGGTCGATGAGATATTGAACGATGCCGTCAACGTCATGGAGCGTTATATCGGCCACGAGCCGGAAGTGGTCGAACGGCTGCAGCGCATCTTGCGAAATGCCCGCGACATTAAGCAGGTGATCCAAAAGGTAGGGCAATCGATGGCTCCGGTCCAAGCCATTCCCGCCGGCAGACACGTCGAAAAGCGGTTGGCACTACGCAATAAGAAGGTTTTGGTGGTGGATGCCGAAGACTCGGTACGCAGCGATGCCCACAATTTGCTCGAGCGCTATGGTTGTATCGTTGAGACCGCGCATCATGGGGCCGAAGCACTATGCATGGTCCGCAACATGCTCTCCGACGACGGCTACGACGTGATTATTGCCGATATCCGATTGCCCGATTTGAATGGTTACGAGTTGCTCCAGCGGCTGCAAGAGATTATCGACCCTGTGCCGCTCGTGTTAATGGCCGGTTTCGGTTACGATCCGGGACATTCAATTGTGAAAGCCCGCCAAGCGGGCGTCGATTTGGTGCTTTACAAGCCGTTCCGCCTCGACCAATTGCTCGACGCGGTGGAAAAATCGGTCGGCAAACGGCAACTGGTTAAACAGTCGACGTAACCGATCGCTGTTCTGCCTCCGAGCCAACGGCCTGCCAAGCTCTCGCAGCGCTCAACGATGTCCGTCGTTCTTTTATCGCTTGCCGTTGCCACCGCCATGCTTGGTCACGCGGCGCTCTGGATCGGACTGATCAACCGTTTCCATGCCATCGGGGCATCGCGGGTGATAGTGAAAGTCGCCAGCGTGATTGGCTACGGTATCCTTTGTTTCACGCCGTTTGTCTACTTCGTCGAATGGTGGGCAACCGGCGGTGCCACGCAGGCTTGGGCCTGGTCGAGAATTCCCGGTGCAGCGTGGGGCTACTTCGTCCTGTGCTGGATACTAGCGGTCGCAGTGGCCGTCGTTTGGATTCGAAGACAATGGATTGCCATGCCGCCGCGGCAGGTACTTTCGCGGCAGACCATTGTCGTTGATGTGGCCGAGCAACTTTCCCGGAAACCCCTATTTGGCTGGCAAGCAAAGTTG encodes:
- a CDS encoding response regulator, which translates into the protein MLFEPPSILITDDDHGFRETVRGMLEPRGFRTYSAADGEEAVRIAGVEPVHLLLVDMHMPRLTGLETARRLRQINSRLPFVLLSAALDELIVEQARSIEAFSVLPKPVSRQTLTTTVDQVFQRIYGWPERAAS
- a CDS encoding acyltransferase; its protein translation is MARFGEDYVPMDIAWSLAIEEQFYLIFPALVLILRPRTLSAILGCSLLLAPAFRMVVWRFGPQPWIGPYVLPICRMDALAAGGLISLALKFEQFEIIKALARLTPLALVVAIGALFSWTRKDLPFIAVGYSMTILASATLLARLLVSPESGWLRRAFSNVALTYLGRISYGLYLLHLIARAIVNRILPPSPIFDHRHDLSAWFLRFCCMTAIAIALATASYYLFELPILRFKDRWAPVDKSC
- a CDS encoding response regulator — translated: MAREHYAGVLVSASHIGEAFRMGKLLQNERILEGMPDGIVLLDSDNTIIWGNGRLREWTGHDRVVGENFYAVLDTPEILGPDFSPFHTALTTGHASSSTLRSRDSRYFHIHAAPVSEGSRPPENVIVTVHDVTKQVLQQQKLEAIHQAGQQLSDLTTKELSEMTVDDRIELLKSNILHHTKDLLQFDVVEIRLLDQKNNRLEPLLAVGMEPAAEQRILYAEERSNGVTGYVASTGKSYLCEDTIEDPLYLEGAKGAKSSLTVPLVLHDQVIGTFNVESPEPRAFGESDLQFLEIFSRDVAMALNTLELLAVEKASTIQENVEAIHGAVARPVDEILNDAVNVMERYIGHEPEVVERLQRILRNARDIKQVIQKVGQSMAPVQAIPAGRHVEKRLALRNKKVLVVDAEDSVRSDAHNLLERYGCIVETAHHGAEALCMVRNMLSDDGYDVIIADIRLPDLNGYELLQRLQEIIDPVPLVLMAGFGYDPGHSIVKARQAGVDLVLYKPFRLDQLLDAVEKSVGKRQLVKQST